One Colius striatus isolate bColStr4 chromosome 7, bColStr4.1.hap1, whole genome shotgun sequence DNA segment encodes these proteins:
- the LTO1 gene encoding protein LTO1 homolog: protein MAAASAGCDMFDEIVMAEERFHGEGYQEGYAEGSHAGAVEGRRYGSLHGAKVGSEIGCYLGFALTWRCLLQKCTDEKNSKKIKALDLLVRMIQKFPYEDPTYDKLQEDLEKIRGKFKQVCSVLNVQSDFRISTERSSLTF from the exons ATGGCGGCCGCGTCTGCCGGCTGTGATATGTTTGATGAGATCGTGATGGCCGAGGAGAG GTTTCACGGTGAGGGGTATCAAGAGGGGTATGCTGAGGGCAGTCACGCCGGGGCTGTGGAGGGCAGGAGGTACGGATCGCTGCACGGCGCCAAGGTTGGGTCTGAG ATTGGCTGCTACCTTGGGTTTGCACTGACATGGCGGTGTCTGCTTCAGAAATGCACAGATGAGAAGAACAG CAAAAAGATAAAGGCTCTGGATTTATTAGTAAGGATGATTCAGAAGTTCCCATATGAAGACCCCACTTACGATAAGTTGCAAGAAGACCTGGAAAAAATCAGAGGCAAATTTAAACAG GTTTGTTCAGTGCTAAATGTTCAGTCTGATTTTAGAATCAGTACTGAAAGATCTTCACTGACATTTTGA